ACGAGAACGCGCTTCATGCCCTCATCTTAGCCTTGCCCGTGAAGGTTTTCCTAAGTTCGCGGCCGGACGCCGAGCCCGGGGCCTGTGGGCCCGACGAGGCGGGGGCCGTCGTAGTCCAGGCCCGTGAAGGGGTCGTTCTTTATCAGCAACGGGCCGTCGAGGTCGGCGTGGTCGGCCAGCGGCGCCAGGTGGGCGGCCGCGCCCACGGCCAGCCGGGTCTCGACCATGCAGCCCAGCATCACCTGCAGGCCGAGGCCGCGGGCGGTCTCGATCATCGCCCGCGCCGGCGCGAGGCCGCCGCTCTTGGCCAGCTTGATCACCACCCCATCCACGTAGGGGGCCCACTCCACCACGTCGCGCACGGTCTTGATGGGTTCGTCGGCGAAGAGGGGGAGGCTCCCTTTCAGCTCGGCGTAGGCCGCGCGTTCTTCGGGCGGGAGGGGCTGTTCCAGGAACTCGACGCCCAGGCGCACCAGCTCGGGGAGGAGGCGGCGCGCGGTCTCGGGCGTCCAGCCGCCGTTGGCGTCGACGCGGATTCGGGCGTCGGGGCGGGCGGCGCGCACCGCCTCGAGCCGCGCCAGGTCGTCCTCCGAGCCCACCTTGAGCTTGAGAACGGGCATCTTCGCGGCGCGGGCCAGGCCGGCCATCTCGTTGGGGTCGCCCATGGCGACGGTGAACGAGGTGGGCGGGGCGCGGTCCGGATCGAGGCCGAAGAGCCGCCACAGCGGCGCGCCCAGCGCCCGGCCCCAGAGGTCGAAGAGCGCCATCTCCAGCGCCGCCCGCGCCGCCCGCGAGCCCCCGGCGGGCAGGCGCGCGAGCCTGCCCTGCAGGCTGGCGGGCGCGCCCTCGAGCCGGGCGCGGGCCCGTTCCAGGTAGGCGGTCACCGCCTCCACGCTTTCGCCGTGGTAGGGCACCACCGCGGCCTCGCCGAGGCCGCCCTCCAGGTCCACGAAGACGGCGGTCCGCGTCCAGCTGGTGCCGTGGGCGATGCGGAAGGGGTGGGCCAGCTCGAGGGTGTAGGTCCGCCAGTCGAGGCGCACGGTCAGACGCGGCCGAGGGCGCGCAGGACGGCCCAGGCGTAGGCGGGGGCTTCGTTGCAGGCGAGCTTGCGGTAGGCCACCGGGCCGGGGATGGGGGTGCCGGATGCGGCCAGGCGGGCGGCCTTTTCCAGGCAGTGGCGGCGCAGGGTGTAGGTCTTGTTGCTCGAGCCCACCCGCACCACCGCGGTGTTCTCGGTGACCTTCTCCACGGTGAAGGCGTCGCCGCGCTTGGTGGCGAGGCGGCGTCCCTCGAGCGCGCGCACGGCCGCCCAGTCGAGCCCCGCGGGGGGTGTGGCCTCGGGGGTGTGAGAAGGGGCCTCGCGCGTGGGGGGCGGCTCCGCGGGGCCGGCCTCCAGCTCCGCCAGGCCGCGCACCACCGCCACGACCAGCCGCCCGGGGCCGTGCACCCCCTGCACCATGATCTGGCCGATGTCGGCCGACTTGCTGGGGCCCGAGTGCAGCGCCAGGGCGCTGGGCGGGTCGTCTGCGAGCCGCCCCAGCGCCTCGCCCAGGTGCTGGACCACCTCGGCCTCGTCCACCCAGACCAGGTGCGCCGGGGGCAGGAGCTGCAGCCTTCGCCCCTCGGCGCTCGAAAGCAGCACGCTGCCGGTGTCGGCCACGGCCGCGAGGGCGCGGCTCACGCCCAGCCCGGCCTCCTCGGGCGGGGCGGTGGGCAGCGCCGGGGCAAGCGGCGCGGGCACGCGCGGGCTCACCGCCGCGCTTTGGAAGCCCGCGGCCCAGTCCGCAAGCCAGGCGCGGGCGGCGGCGGGGCTTTCGAAACGCCGTACCTCCACGCCGCTGGCCTCTGCGTGGGCGAGGAAGCGCTCCACCGCGCTCGCGGCCTCGGCGGCGGGGCGCCAGGGGCCGGTGGGCGCCTCGACCGGCCAGCGGCCCTCGAGGGCGCGGCGCACGCGGCGGAGGATGCGGCGCTTGGCGTCAGGCACCGTCCAGTTCCTCCTCCCAGATCTCGCGGAAGCTCTTGGGGCTGGGCTCGATCGCCCCGTGGCCCGCGGCCCAGGCGCCCAGGACGGGCAGCCAGGGCGCGCCGGTGAGGGGCGCGGCGATCCGGAGCAGCTTGCCCGAAAGCCGGTAGAAGCGCGGCCGCGTCATCACCTCGGCGTAGCCCGCGAAGGCGAGCCGCTCGGCGGCGGGCGCGTGCTTTGCGCTGCGCACCCGCCAGGCGAGGATCTGCTTGGGCAGGGGGATCTTCACCGGGCAGACGTCGGCGCAGGCGGTGCAGAGGCTGCAGGCGTAGCCGAGGTCCTCGGCCAGGCGGGGGTCCTTGAGGCCGGGGGTGAGCACGATGCCGATAGGCCCGGAGTAGACCTGGCCGTAAGCGTGGCCGCCGGTCTGGCGGTAGACGGGGCAGGCGTTGAGGCAGGCGCCGCAGCGGATGCAGGCGAGCGCCTCGTGCATCTCGCGGTCGGCGAGGACGCTGGTGCGGCCGTTGTCCACGAAGACGACGTGCAGGTGCTCGGGCCCGTCGGGCTCTTCGGGTCGGCGCGGGCCGTTGATCAGGCTCACGAAGGTGCCGATCTTCTGGCCGGTGGCGGCGCGCGCCAACAGCTGCAGGAAGACCTCCAGGTCGCACGCGCGCGGCAGCAGCTTCTCGATGCCCACGAGCGCCACGTGCACCCGCGGCGCGCTGGTGGTGAGGCGGATGTTGCCCTCGTTCTCCACCAGCACCACCGTGCCCGTCTCCGCCACCACGAAGTTGGCGCCGCTGATGCCCATGTCGGCGGTCAGGAAGGCCTCGCGCAGCACCCGGCGGGCGGCGGCGGCGAGCGACTCGGGGCCGGCGTCGGGCGGCGTGCCCAGGTGCTCGTGGAAGAGGGCGCGGATCTCCTCGAGCCCCTTGTGGATCGCCGGGCCGACGATGTGGCTGGGGGGCTCGCCCGCGAGCTGGATGATGTACTCGCCCAGGTCGGTCTCGAAGACCTCGACCCCCAACCGCTCCAGCAGTCGGTTCACCCCCAGCTCCTCGCTGAGCATGCTCTTGCCCTTGACCACCCGCCGCACGCCGTAGCGCTCGGCCAGCTCGCGCAGGATCTGCTGCGCGTCCTCGGCGTCCTCGGCCCAGTGGACCTCGGCCCCGCGGGCGGTGAGGCGGCGTTCGGCCTCGAGCAGGTAGCGGTCGAGCCGGCTCAGGGTGTGGCGCTTCGTCGCCGCGGCCCAGTCGCGCCAGGCCTCGGCCTCGACCTCGCCGTAGGCGCGGGCGCGGTTCGCGTCGAAGTGGAGGGTGGCGCGGGTGACGGCCTCGCGCACCTCGGGCGTGCGCTCAAGGGTGCGCCGGGCCGCCGCCTTGTACCCCTCAGCCGCCATGGTGGGCCTCCCAAAGCAGGCTGGCGACGTGCCGCACCGGCACCTTCAGCCCGCGCTTCTTCGCGCGTCCGGCCAGGTGCAGCAGGCAGGCGCCGTCGGCCGAGGTGAGCGCGTCCACCTCGGGCAGGGTGTCGAGCTTACGGTCGGCCATGGCCAGGCTGACGGGCGCGTTCTTGACCGAGAAGACGCCGCCGAAGCCGCAGCACTCCTGGTCGGCCTCCCAGGGCACGACCTCGGCCCCGGCCGCCTCCAGCAGGCGCACCGGCTCCTCCTTTATGCCCAGCTCGCGGCTGACGTGGCAGCCGTGGTGGTAGGCCACCCGCTGGCCCGCGAGCCCCCGGCCCACGCTTCCGACGTTCAGCACCCGCACCAGGAACTCCACCAGCTCGTAGCTGCGCTCCGCCAGGTCCAGCGCCGTGTCGTAGCGGGGGCGGTCGCCCTCGAAGAGGCGGGGGCTGTAGGCGCGCAGCATCGTGGTGCACGAGCCCGAGGGCAGCACCACGTAGTCACACCCCTCGAAGACGTCCTGGGTGTGGGCGGCCATCCTGCGGGCCTCGCCCCAGTGCCCGGCGTTGAAGGCGGGCTGGCCGCAGCAGGTCTGCGCGCGGGGAAAGCGGACCTCCACGCCCAGCGCCCGCAAGAGCCGCACCGCGTCGGCGGCGGCTTCCGCGAAGAACTGGTCGGCCAGGCAGGTGACGAAGAAGCAGACGCGCATCTATGGGGCGATTATACCGGCCCCGTCAGGCCGAACGCCCCGTTCCCGCCGCGGCGAACTTGAGCTCGACCTCGCGCAGGCTCTCGGGGCTGCCCATCACGGTTACCTTGTCGCCCAGGCGCAGCTGGGTGTAGCCGTGGGTGACGATGGCCTGGCCGTCGCGGTGGATGGCCAGCACCAGGGTGTCGGGCGGCAGCCGCAGCTCGCGCAGCAGCGCCCCGTGCAGG
This genomic stretch from Oceanithermus profundus DSM 14977 harbors:
- a CDS encoding dipeptide epimerase; the protein is MRLDWRTYTLELAHPFRIAHGTSWTRTAVFVDLEGGLGEAAVVPYHGESVEAVTAYLERARARLEGAPASLQGRLARLPAGGSRAARAALEMALFDLWGRALGAPLWRLFGLDPDRAPPTSFTVAMGDPNEMAGLARAAKMPVLKLKVGSEDDLARLEAVRAARPDARIRVDANGGWTPETARRLLPELVRLGVEFLEQPLPPEERAAYAELKGSLPLFADEPIKTVRDVVEWAPYVDGVVIKLAKSGGLAPARAMIETARGLGLQVMLGCMVETRLAVGAAAHLAPLADHADLDGPLLIKNDPFTGLDYDGPRLVGPTGPGLGVRPRT
- a CDS encoding LutC/YkgG family protein; this encodes MPDAKRRILRRVRRALEGRWPVEAPTGPWRPAAEAASAVERFLAHAEASGVEVRRFESPAAARAWLADWAAGFQSAAVSPRVPAPLAPALPTAPPEEAGLGVSRALAAVADTGSVLLSSAEGRRLQLLPPAHLVWVDEAEVVQHLGEALGRLADDPPSALALHSGPSKSADIGQIMVQGVHGPGRLVVAVVRGLAELEAGPAEPPPTREAPSHTPEATPPAGLDWAAVRALEGRRLATKRGDAFTVEKVTENTAVVRVGSSNKTYTLRRHCLEKAARLAASGTPIPGPVAYRKLACNEAPAYAWAVLRALGRV
- a CDS encoding LutB/LldF family L-lactate oxidation iron-sulfur protein, which translates into the protein MAAEGYKAAARRTLERTPEVREAVTRATLHFDANRARAYGEVEAEAWRDWAAATKRHTLSRLDRYLLEAERRLTARGAEVHWAEDAEDAQQILRELAERYGVRRVVKGKSMLSEELGVNRLLERLGVEVFETDLGEYIIQLAGEPPSHIVGPAIHKGLEEIRALFHEHLGTPPDAGPESLAAAARRVLREAFLTADMGISGANFVVAETGTVVLVENEGNIRLTTSAPRVHVALVGIEKLLPRACDLEVFLQLLARAATGQKIGTFVSLINGPRRPEEPDGPEHLHVVFVDNGRTSVLADREMHEALACIRCGACLNACPVYRQTGGHAYGQVYSGPIGIVLTPGLKDPRLAEDLGYACSLCTACADVCPVKIPLPKQILAWRVRSAKHAPAAERLAFAGYAEVMTRPRFYRLSGKLLRIAAPLTGAPWLPVLGAWAAGHGAIEPSPKSFREIWEEELDGA
- a CDS encoding (Fe-S)-binding protein, encoding MRVCFFVTCLADQFFAEAAADAVRLLRALGVEVRFPRAQTCCGQPAFNAGHWGEARRMAAHTQDVFEGCDYVVLPSGSCTTMLRAYSPRLFEGDRPRYDTALDLAERSYELVEFLVRVLNVGSVGRGLAGQRVAYHHGCHVSRELGIKEEPVRLLEAAGAEVVPWEADQECCGFGGVFSVKNAPVSLAMADRKLDTLPEVDALTSADGACLLHLAGRAKKRGLKVPVRHVASLLWEAHHGG